A single genomic interval of Koleobacter methoxysyntrophicus harbors:
- a CDS encoding homocysteine biosynthesis protein produces MSKQVKSYEEINEKIKKGEAVVLTAEEIIEMVEEQGIKETAKKVDVVTTGTFGPMCSSGAFLNFGHSDPPIKMSKVWLNDVPAYTGLAAVDAYIGATELCERNGKTYGGAHVIEDLISGKKIKLKAIGSRTDCYPRKEIEGYIHKDTLNECFLFNPRNAYQNYAAATNSTDRILYTYMGTLLSNFGNVTYSTSGQLSPLLNDPELRTIGIGTRIFLGGAQGFVAWNGTQHNPSRQRSDSGIPVGPGCTLSLIGNLKDMSPEFIKAAVFHKYGVSLFVGVGIPIPILDEEMANFAAVRDRDIKTVILDYGIPSRNRPLIKTVNYEELKSGEIELNGKRVPTAPLSSIYKARQIAEILKDWIKKGKFLLQQPVEQLPKDIQFKPLNIEECE; encoded by the coding sequence ATGTCAAAACAGGTTAAATCCTACGAAGAAATCAATGAAAAGATCAAGAAGGGTGAAGCGGTTGTACTAACCGCAGAGGAAATCATCGAAATGGTTGAAGAACAGGGTATAAAAGAAACGGCCAAGAAAGTTGATGTGGTTACAACGGGAACCTTCGGACCGATGTGTTCTTCAGGAGCATTTCTAAATTTCGGCCACAGCGATCCACCCATAAAGATGTCAAAGGTATGGTTGAATGATGTCCCTGCATATACCGGCCTTGCTGCCGTTGATGCATATATCGGAGCCACCGAATTATGTGAAAGAAACGGCAAAACCTACGGAGGAGCCCATGTTATAGAAGACCTGATATCGGGCAAGAAAATAAAATTAAAGGCTATAGGGTCCAGAACTGACTGCTACCCCAGAAAGGAAATAGAGGGCTATATACATAAAGACACCCTTAATGAATGTTTCCTTTTCAATCCCAGGAATGCTTACCAGAACTATGCAGCTGCCACTAATTCAACGGATAGAATTCTTTATACCTATATGGGTACGCTCCTGTCCAATTTCGGTAATGTAACCTATTCCACTTCAGGCCAATTAAGCCCTCTTTTAAATGACCCTGAATTGAGGACTATCGGGATAGGTACAAGGATATTTCTAGGCGGGGCTCAGGGATTTGTTGCATGGAACGGAACCCAGCACAACCCTTCAAGACAGAGGTCGGACAGCGGGATTCCGGTAGGACCGGGCTGCACCTTGAGCCTGATAGGTAACCTGAAAGATATGAGCCCTGAATTCATAAAAGCAGCTGTGTTTCACAAATACGGGGTGAGCCTGTTTGTAGGTGTTGGGATACCTATTCCCATCCTAGATGAAGAGATGGCAAATTTCGCGGCCGTCAGGGACAGGGATATTAAAACGGTTATTCTGGATTACGGCATCCCCAGCCGGAACAGGCCGCTCATTAAAACAGTAAACTATGAAGAATTAAAATCAGGGGAAATCGAACTAAACGGAAAAAGGGTGCCTACAGCTCCCCTCTCCAGCATATATAAGGCACGTCAGATCGCAGAGATACTGAAAGACTGGATTAAAAAGGGAAAATTCCTGCTCCAGCAGCCGGTAGAGCAGTTACCTAAAGATATTCAATTTAAGCCTTTAAATATAGAGGAGTGTGAATAA
- a CDS encoding NIL domain-containing protein encodes MTKQRFTLNFPPESSEKPLTYHLIKDYNLKINILKAEITAGKEGHLLIEVEGDEADLENGLKFLMDENIEVIPLNQQITLKEDECVHCGACTAVCFPGALKLDRETWKLIFKPEECVVCGLCVNACPLGIINIGFGTGVRGE; translated from the coding sequence ATGACAAAACAAAGGTTTACCTTAAACTTCCCTCCGGAAAGCTCTGAAAAACCTTTAACATACCATCTTATAAAGGATTATAATCTTAAGATAAACATTCTAAAAGCAGAGATAACAGCGGGCAAGGAAGGTCATCTGCTGATAGAGGTTGAAGGAGATGAAGCTGATCTAGAAAATGGGCTCAAGTTCCTGATGGATGAGAATATTGAAGTAATACCGTTAAACCAGCAGATTACCCTGAAAGAAGATGAGTGTGTTCACTGCGGTGCCTGTACAGCCGTTTGTTTTCCCGGAGCGTTAAAACTCGACAGGGAAACATGGAAGCTGATTTTTAAACCCGAAGAATGTGTTGTATGCGGTCTTTGTGTTAATGCCTGCCCCCTGGGAATTATCAATATTGGTTTTGGTACCGGGGTCAGGGGGGAATAA
- a CDS encoding UPF0280 family protein, which translates to MYQPRFYRKEMGSDRFKAFTVLYKETDLWIGVNGNCNIGRVKEFVLNKIIELRNQLENYLRLDPGFFKSLSPYRVQEYAPEIAKIMADAAARAGVGPMAAVAGAFSREIGKSVEEEFGIEEIIIENGGDLYLKSKETLFISVYAGNSPVSGRICIEIPPVLSPLGICTSSGTVGHSLSFGKADAVTVLCKDAPTADAYATALGNLIKGPEGIQKALDKAPMIKEVLGIVVIVGDKIGARGNFKLVPVI; encoded by the coding sequence ATGTACCAACCCCGCTTTTACAGAAAGGAAATGGGCAGTGATAGATTTAAGGCCTTTACAGTATTATATAAAGAAACAGACCTGTGGATCGGGGTAAACGGCAATTGTAATATCGGTAGAGTAAAGGAGTTTGTTTTAAATAAGATTATAGAGCTGAGGAATCAGCTAGAAAATTATCTCAGGCTGGACCCGGGTTTTTTCAAGTCTCTATCCCCATATAGAGTACAAGAATACGCACCGGAAATCGCCAAAATCATGGCCGACGCTGCCGCTCGGGCCGGAGTAGGCCCAATGGCAGCGGTAGCCGGCGCTTTTTCCCGGGAAATAGGGAAAAGTGTAGAAGAAGAATTCGGAATCGAAGAAATAATCATCGAAAATGGCGGGGATTTATACTTGAAATCTAAAGAAACCCTCTTTATATCCGTATATGCCGGGAATTCTCCTGTATCGGGCAGAATCTGCATTGAGATTCCCCCGGTTCTTTCCCCCCTTGGAATATGCACTTCTTCGGGAACCGTCGGCCATTCTTTAAGCTTTGGAAAAGCCGATGCCGTCACTGTTCTGTGTAAAGACGCACCGACAGCTGATGCATATGCAACGGCTTTGGGGAACCTGATAAAAGGGCCGGAAGGTATTCAGAAGGCCCTTGATAAGGCACCAATGATCAAGGAAGTCCTGGGGATAGTTGTAATTGTAGGAGATAAAATAGGGGCCAGGGGTAATTTCAAACTAGTGCCGGTTATCTAA
- a CDS encoding aspartate/glutamate racemase family protein, translating to MKLKGGYTNYGEAIGILMLDTRFPRAVGDIGNALSFPFPVKYKKIKFALPERVVKEADITLLEPFIEGARELEREGVKAITTSCGFLAMFQNQLAASVNIPVFTSSLIQVPFIFKIMGSRGKVGIITASKASLTQKHFESVGIKKIPIVVTGMDDMEEFSRVFLGNEEDLDFEKCEKEMEIKSLQLIKENPDVKSIVLECTNMSPFRKRIQKVTQRPVFDIITLTKYIYMGIEFLALCN from the coding sequence ATGAAGTTAAAAGGCGGATACACAAATTATGGAGAGGCTATCGGTATTTTGATGCTTGATACCCGTTTTCCTAGAGCGGTAGGAGATATCGGAAATGCCCTTTCTTTTCCTTTCCCTGTTAAATATAAAAAAATTAAATTTGCTCTGCCTGAGAGGGTAGTTAAGGAAGCAGATATTACCCTGCTTGAGCCCTTTATTGAAGGAGCTCGAGAACTAGAAAGGGAAGGTGTAAAAGCGATAACAACGAGTTGTGGTTTTCTAGCAATGTTTCAAAATCAACTAGCAGCTTCAGTCAATATACCTGTTTTTACTTCTAGTTTGATTCAGGTCCCTTTTATTTTTAAAATTATGGGTAGCAGAGGGAAAGTAGGGATCATAACAGCTAGCAAAGCATCTCTTACTCAGAAGCATTTTGAGAGTGTAGGAATAAAAAAAATACCCATAGTAGTGACAGGAATGGACGATATGGAAGAATTTTCACGAGTTTTTCTAGGGAATGAAGAAGACCTCGATTTTGAAAAATGTGAAAAAGAAATGGAAATCAAGTCTCTTCAGCTTATAAAGGAAAATCCCGATGTAAAGAGCATTGTTTTAGAATGCACTAATATGTCACCCTTTAGAAAAAGGATACAAAAGGTTACCCAACGGCCGGTGTTTGATATAATTACTCTCACAAAATATATTTATATGGGAATCGAATTTTTAGCTCTCTGTAATTAG